GCTACCGGTACCGTCAAATGGTTTAACGAAACCAAAGGCTTCGGCTTCATTTCCCCCGAGGGCGGCGGCGAAGACCTCTTCGCTCACTTTTCCGCCATCGCCGGCACGGGCTTCAAAACCCTGGCCGAAGGTCAGCGCGTCACCTTCGACGTGACCACTGGCCCCAAGGGCAAGCAAGCTTCCAACATCAAGCCGGCCTAAGCGCCCGCTGCGGCGCCACGCGCCGCCCGCCGCCGGTCCGCATTCGCCGGGCCGGCGCCATTACCTCCCTCTTACAATCAGGAGGCCATCATGGCCAAGGAAGAATTGCTGGAAATGCAAGGCGTTGTCACGGAAGTACTTCCTGACTCCCGCTTTCTCGTCACGCTCGACAACGGGCATCAATTGATCGCCTACACGGCTGGCAAAATGCGCAAGCACCATATCCGCATCATCGCTGGCGACAAGGTCTCGCTTGAATTGTCCCCGTATGACCTCGACAAGGGCCGCATCACCTTCCGCCATATCGAAGGCCGTGCCCCGATGGCCCCCCGGCCCCGCCGCTAAACTGCGGCCAAGCAAGGAACTGAATGAATTTGCAGCAACAACGGGCACTCGCCCGGCAACAATGCGCGGACCAGAAGATCACGGTCCTCCCTTACGGCAATGCCTGGTGGTTACTGGGCGACGGCGTCAACCAGGTAGTTGGCGAACTGGCCGGTATTTCCCCCGCGCAGCTCCAGCGTTTTACCAGCGTCCGCCGCTAACGCATTACCCTTACGGCCGCCCGGCAGGCAATGCCGCAGGCCACCGCTGCCGGCTATAATCGGTGGTTTCGACCTTTTCCCGGCCTCCGCCTGCCATGCTCAAGAAGCTCTTGCTGGTTTGTGTGCTCTGCTTGCACGCCCTTGACGGGCACTGCTCGCCACCAGCCACCAGCGTGCCATTGAGCGAGGCCGAGCGCAGCTATCTGGCACAGCTGGGTCCGATCACCATGTGCGTGGACCCCGACTGGACTCCCTTCGAGAGAATCAATGAAGCCGGAGAACACGAAGGAATTGCCGCCGATCTGATCCAGCAAGTGGCCCTCCGCCTAGGCATCACGATCCGGTTGCATCGGGTCCGCCTGTGGAGCGAAAGCCTCGAAGCCTCACAGCAGGACCGCTGCCAGATCATGAGCTTTCTCAATCAGACACCGGTACGTGATCGCTGGCTGTTATTTACTCGGCCGATTTTCTCCGATCCGAACATCATCATCACCCGCGAAGAGCAGCCCTTCATCGCCGACCTCCACACCTTGCGCGGGAAAACCGTGGCTCTGCCAGGCGGCACGATGGTCGAAGAACGCATTCGCAAAGATTACCCGGACCTGAGCGTCATCGTCACACAAAGCGAACGCGAAGCGGTAACCATGGTTTCCGAGCGCAAGGCCGACCTCACTGTACGCACCTTGATCGGCGCCGCTTACGCCATCCGCAAGGAAGGGCTCTTCAATCTGAAGATTTCAGGCCAGATTCCCGAATACACCAACCAATTACGCATTGGCGTGCACCGCAACCACCCGGAACTGCGCGAGATTCTTGACCGGGGCGTGGCAACGCTCAGCGATCAGGAAAAGGAAATCATCTGGAACCGCCACGTCTCGATCAACGTGCAGCAGAGCCTGGACTACCGGCTGCTGGCAAAAATCGTACTGGCCGCCGCGCTGGTGCTCGGGATTTTCACCTACTGGAACCGCAAGCTAA
This genomic window from Dechloromonas sp. ZY10 contains:
- a CDS encoding cold-shock protein; the encoded protein is MATGTVKWFNETKGFGFISPEGGGEDLFAHFSAIAGTGFKTLAEGQRVTFDVTTGPKGKQASNIKPA
- the infA gene encoding translation initiation factor IF-1, which codes for MAKEELLEMQGVVTEVLPDSRFLVTLDNGHQLIAYTAGKMRKHHIRIIAGDKVSLELSPYDLDKGRITFRHIEGRAPMAPRPRR
- a CDS encoding diguanylate cyclase; protein product: MLKKLLLVCVLCLHALDGHCSPPATSVPLSEAERSYLAQLGPITMCVDPDWTPFERINEAGEHEGIAADLIQQVALRLGITIRLHRVRLWSESLEASQQDRCQIMSFLNQTPVRDRWLLFTRPIFSDPNIIITREEQPFIADLHTLRGKTVALPGGTMVEERIRKDYPDLSVIVTQSEREAVTMVSERKADLTVRTLIGAAYAIRKEGLFNLKISGQIPEYTNQLRIGVHRNHPELREILDRGVATLSDQEKEIIWNRHVSINVQQSLDYRLLAKIVLAAALVLGIFTYWNRKLSRLNRELERLSITDRLTGLNNRMRLDECFDREIQRCQRYPRTFSIILLDIDHFKQINDSHGHQVGDQVLIAVANCLQGNLRQTDVIGRWGGEEFMVLCPETDLEGAMTLAENLRGHLAATAMPPAGQVTASFGIATYAPNDQPQDMVSRADRALYAAKHAGRNRVHSEPTPSKPELT